The nucleotide sequence AAAGAATTCGATCTCCGGGCTTTGTAGCATGGCACCACCCCGGATACCGCCTTTTTCATTCAGCTTCGGCGCGTTTTTGTGGGTGATCACAGCCAGTACCCCCGGCGATTTTTCGGCCGCTGTAGTATCTATCGACACGATTTTCCCGGACGCAATGGTGCTCTTGAACAATACGGCGTAGGCGGGGTCCTTCACAGGGTGATCCACCGAGTAATCGGCTTTTCCTGTTACCTTCAAGATACCGTCGATGCGAGTGACGGGCGTACCGGTTATTTTATTTTTATCTTCCATAAAATCGAATGACTTACTATTCAGGACTTCCCTCCGTCCAGGGCCATTTGTAAAGCTCTCACGATACTCCGGCGACCTAGCTCCACTTTAAAGGCATTATGCTCCAACGGCCGGGCATCGGCCATTTCAGCGGCGGCGGCAGCCACAAAGTTTGCTTCGGTCGCTTCTTTTCCAACCAACATTTTTTCGGCTTTCAGCGCCCGCCAGGGCTTATGAGCTACCCCACCCAGCGCGATCCGGGACTGCTTGATGCGGGTACCGTCCATCTCGAGCGCGGCGGCGACCGAAACCAGGGCGAAAGCATAGGAAGCGCGGTCGCGGACTTTGAGGTAGTAGGACTTTTCGGCAAAATTGTTCTTAGGTAGCTCAATGGCCACGATCAGTTCGCCATGTTCGAGATTCGTGTCTTTTTCAGGCGTGCTACCGGGCAGGCGATGAAAATCCTCAAACGGAATCGTGCGTTCCTGCCCACCGGCGTTCCTAACCCGGACAATCGCATCCAGTGCCGCCAGAGCCACGGACATGTCGGAAGGGTACACGGCCACGCAGCTGTCGGACCAGCCGAAAATCGCGTGCATGCGGTTGATGCCCTCCCGGGCACCACAACCCGAGCCTGGCTCGCGTTTGTTGCAGGGCATGGAGGTCTCGTAGAAGTAGGGACAGCGGGTACGTTGCAGTAGGTTGCCCCCATTGGTCGCCATGTTCCGGATTTGTCCGGATGCTCCGGCCAAAATCGCCTGTGTGAGTAGGGGGTAGTTTTGCCGGACAAGCGGATGATTGGCTGCATCGGTATTTTTGCCCAGCCCCCCAATCGACAGGCCGCCACCGGACAGAGATTTGATCTGCGTGAGGTTAAGCCGCGTAATATCGATCAGTTCATCGGGACGCTCGACATCCTCTTTCATCAGATCCAGCAGATTGGTACCCCCCGCCAGAAATCGGGCGTTAGGATTCGCAGCCAGCTGTTGGGTAGCGGTGGCAACATCGGTGGCGTTCGAATATTTAAAAGGTCTCATAGGACTGATTGTATGATTTAACCGGCAAATTGCCAGGTTTGCTCGACGGGTTTTCCGCTATGCACTTCCTGAATCGCCGCCACGATGTTGGGATAAGCCCCGCAGCGGCAGATATTCCCCGACATCCGCTCCCGGATTTCTTCGTCGGAAAGCGAAACCGGGGTTGGCTTTTTGCGTACGTTTTCAGTTACGTAGCTGGCTTCGCCCTTTTTGGCTTCGTCCAGTAGGGCGACTGCCGAGCAGATTTGCCCGGAAGTACAAAAACCACACTGAAAACCGTCGTGCTTGAGAAAAGCTTCCTGCATTGGGTGCAACTGATTGCCCTGAGCGATGCCCTCGATGGTTTTGACCGATTTGCCTTCGCAACTGGCAGCCAGCGTAAGGCACGAAAGTACCCGCCGGCCGTCCACAATGACGGTACAGGCTCCGCACTGTCCGTGGTCGCAGCCTTTTTTGGAACCGGTAAGTTCCAGACGTTCGCGCAAGGTATCCAGCAGAGTCATACGGGAGTCGACCAGTACCTTCTTCGCCGCACCATTGACTTGAAAGGCGACATTGACGCCGTTTTCCAGGGAAGCCGGGTCCAATGCCGGTGTCGTTGTGCTTAGTGGGCGGGTCAGTACCTGCTCGGCGGCGGCCGACTGGTAGGCCAGCATCCCGCCGCCCGCCAGAGCCAGCAATTTCATAAAATGCCGTCGGCTGACCCCGGTATCCATAATTTCGTGCAGGTCTTCAGGCATCAGGTCCTCGAACAGTTTCTTTTCGTCCTCGGTCAGTTGCGTTTGTTCGTTTTCTGGATTCATGCGACTAGCTGAAAAATAGGTTCTTGCAGTAGTTAATCAGTAGGGACTCAACTTAATGGCTCGTTTTTTTCTAGAAAAAGAAGTATGCCACAAAGGAGGTCATTTAACCCATTCTTAAAAATTCACACTCAATTTCACCCCTACATTCCGGCTGGTGGGGTAGGTCATATCTTCCACCCCGCTTTGTAGCTGTTGCCCCTGAAAGGAAGTCTGCTCCGGGTCGAAGTGCGGAATGTGCGAGAGTGCGTACAAATTGCGGCCCACCAGGGCTACGGTCAGGTTCTGCATCCGTAGTTTTTGCAGAAATCCGGCGGTGGCGGGCAGCGTGTACCCAATGCTCAGCTCACGCAGTTTCACATAGGAAGCATTGTACACGTTGTTTTCTTCGTGGTTACGGTCGTAGTACATCCGGTAATACGTTTCGGCCGGAATCGCTTTCGTATTGGGTACATACGTAGGATTTTCGGCAGTACCGGTATTGACCACACCCGCGGCTACGATGCCCGCGTCGGGGCGGTCGGCGGTTTCGATCAACTGGCCGGCTACGCCCGCCAGGGCGAGCGTCCGCGATACCAGGATACCGCCCTGCCGCCAGTCGAGCAGAAAACCCAGATTCCAGTTTTTGACCCGTAGCTGATTGGACAGACCTACCATAAAATCAGGATTGTAATTACCCAGTTTTTTGAGGGTGTTGTCTACAATATAGCTCCCGTTGGTCCCCACGATAAAATCGCCGTTTTCATTCTTAAGGTACCCCGTACCCCACATATCGCCCATGCGGTCGCCTTTGCGCACCTGGTACCAGACCGTCTGGTTCACGTTGTCGTAAATCCGGTTGTAGCCCAGCGTGAGGGTACCTGCTTCGTCGGGCAGCGACTCGACGGTAGTGCGGTTACGGCTGAAATTCAGGTTCACATTCCAGCGAATGTCCTTGGTCAGTACGGGTACGTAGGTCACGATAGCCTCCACGCCGCGCGACCGGATCGACCCGCCATTGATCACCCGCTCGCTGTAGCCCGTGGCCAGGGTAATGGGTACCGACAGAATCTGGTTCGTGGTCAGGGCGTCGTAGTAGGTCAGGTCGAAACCCAGCCGGTCGCCGAAGAAGCGCACATCCGCGCCCACTTCATAAGAAGTTGTGGATTCGGGTTTCAGGTTAGCATTGGCGATAAAACTCTGGTCGCTGAAGGTAGGTTGCGAGTAGACGGGCGTCCTGGCGTTGAACACGCCGGAAGTCTGGTAGGGACTGGTATCGTTACCGACATTGGCCACACTCGCCCGTACTTTGGCAAAAGACAAGGCGTAGGGTAGGTCGAACTGGTTGGAAAGTACCCAACTGGCCGAAATTGACGGATAGAAAAACGAAACATTGGCCGTGGAGGTAGGGGTAGCCAGTGCGCTCGACCAGTCGTTGCGGCCCGTAATGTCTACGAAAAGTACATCCTTAAAACCCAGTTTGATCAAACCATACAAACTGTTGATCCGTTTTTCGGCGGCATTCTGGTAGGCTTCCACGGGCGAAGCCGCATTGTTGAGCTTGAATACGCCAGGCTGCGCCAGCGACAGGGCCTGGTATTGATCGAAAGACGCCGTCTGGTCCATGCGATTGCCACCCGCCGAAATATCGAATGAGAAGTTACCCAGCATTTTCCGGTAGTTCAGCAGGAAATCCGTGTTGACTTCCCGGAAAAAGACATTGTTTTCGGCGTAGGCGCCATTCTTAAAACGGTTGCTGCTGTAGGCCCGCCGGAACTGCCGCTTTTCGCTCGAATAGTCCATCCCGCTACGTACCATCAGCTGCAGGTCGTGCGTGAGGTCGGCAGTCACGGCCAGGTTGCCGATCAGGCGGTCGCGGTTGAACGAGTTTCGGTTTTCGTACAGTGTAAAGTACGGGTTGTCGAAGTAGGTATAATTATAGGAGTACTGTTGCACGCCTTCCAGGCCGGGCTGCCAGTATTGCTTCATCGGGTCGATGTCCGTTTGGCGCCCCAGCCAGGCACTCAGGGCATAGTTGATGTTCTCGGAGCCGTACTTGGTGGCGGGCCGGTTATCGCTGTTGGAGTTAATGTAGTTGATGGACGAAGTGAATTTCAGTCGTTTAATAGGCTGAAATTGCAGCCGCGCTGCCACCGTCTTCCGCTTCAAATCCACGCCCGGAATCGTCGAATGGCTGTTCAGATCTGTGTAGGAAAGCCGGTAGTTGCCTTTGGCGTAGCCGCCCGAAATGGCCAGATTGTTGATGGCCGTATGCCCCGTTTGGTAGAAATCCTTAAGATTGTCGGGATGCGAGATAAAGGGTGTAGGCGTGATGGGCGCCCCGCCGTGTACGCTCACATCGCCGCCGCGCACCACGCGTCCGTCGGGTAGGGGCACGGGGCTGTCGTACTGCTGGATCAGGGTACCCTGATCCAGTTTTGGGCCATAGCTGTACGAAATATTGTCGTTGATCCCGCCGCTCAATCCGTCGACGTACTTAAAGGCTCCGCTATTTCCCTGCCCGTAGCTATTCTGGAACTGCGGCAATTGAAACGGCCGCTCGGCGAAGAAGGTACTGTTGAAGCTCACGCCGATACCTTTGCCGTTGGTGGCGTTGGCACTGCCATCCTTGGTCGTGATCAGGATTACGCCATTGGAAGCGCGGGTACCATACAGCGCCGCCGCGCCGGGTCCTTTCAACACCGATACCGAGGCGATATCATCGGGATTGATTTCCATGCCGCCGTTGCCGAAGTCGATCTCCTGGAAGCCGTTGGCGTCGTCGTCCACGCGGTTGACGATGGTGCGGTTGTTGATCGGGATGCCGTCTACCACAAACAACGGATTGTTATTGGTAAAAGACGACTCGCCCCGGATGGTGATCTTCGATGATGAACCTACCCCCGTGGAGCCCGCATTGATGGTGACGCCCGCCACTTTTCCGGTCAGATTGTCCAGAAAATTCGGTGCTTTCACCTCATTGATTTCGCGACCCTCGACTTTCTGAATCGAGTACCCCAGGTTGCGGGTGTTACGTTCCAGACCCAGGGCCGTCACGACCACTTCGTTGAGTGAAAGTCCTTCTTCAAGCGATACCGTCAGGTTTTTTTGCCCCGTGTAGGTGATTTCCTGCGTACGGAATCCAATGTATGAGAAAACCAGCACATCATTCGTACCTAGACCGGAGAGACTGAAATTGCCGTTAGCGTCGGTGAGGGTACCAGTTTGGGTACTTCTTACCTGAATGCTCACCCCTTCGATGGGTTGCCCCGAGGCTTTTTCAGTGACCTGCCCGGTCAGATTCTGCGCAAATAGGGGTAGGTGAATCAGTAGAAGGATCACCGAAAGTATCGCTTGTTTCATGCAAATGGGTTTGTGGTAAGGGGTACCGAATGGTTTTATAGGGGGATGTACGCAAATTAGAAGCGCAGGGATTCATTTTTAACCAGATTTGGGTCCAGGTGTTTAACTTTTGGGCAAGAAGATGGTCAGGCGCCCGTCCACAGGCCGGATGACTGATACCAGAGCCCGACCTGCCTCTCCGCATGCTCCTTCAATTCGGGAGCAGGAGGAATACCGGAAAAATTCTGCGGGATAGCGGGGTATTTTATGGGTTAAAGTTGATTTTTATTGTAAGCAGACAGTACCCTCCTCACCTGAACCCCATAGTTCAATGAAAATAAACAGTCGTCGGCTTTTTCTGAAAAAGGCGGGCATCGGCGTAGCGGCCATCTCTTTTCGAAAGGCTTTGTTCATTCCCACCGATAAATTCCGGATTCCGGCTCCGAACGGTGTGTTTTTTACTACCGGCTGCAAAATGGCCGAAGTCACACCTACCTCCGCCATCTTCTGGACGCGGCTCTGCGCGCAGGCCAAGCCGAACCCGGTCAGGCATCAGCGGCAGGAAAAAGTTTTCAGGCATCCCATTGACTTTGATGAAATGATGCCCGTTGCCCAGATGGATGGCGGGGTAGCGGGTAGGGAAGGAGAGGTACGGGTTACTTTGAAAAGTACCCATCAAACGATCCGCTCGGACTGGCAAAAAGCCTTGACCGAAAGTGATTTTACGGTAAAAATACCGATTGATAAGGTAAGACCCGCCACCCGATACGAGGTACTTTGGGAAGCCAAAGCCGCCGGCAGCGGGCCATTGACCACCATCCAAAGTGCTTTTACGACTCCGTCACTGGACTTGGTAGAAAAACCTATCCAACTCGTAACTTCTACCTGCCAGTACTTCTGGAGCCATGATGACGCCAAACGCGGTTTTAAAACCTACGACAGTATGGCCCGCCTAAATCCGGATTTCTTCGTCCAGACGGGCGACTATGTGTATTACGACAAGCCCGGCCCGCTGGCGAAAACCCTTGAAAAAGCCCGCCACAAATGGCACGCGATGGATGCCTGGCCCGCGTTACGGGATTTTTATCAAAAGGTACCTGTCTACATGCTGAAAGACGATCACGACTTGCTCGACGACGATGCCGATCCCGACTCCCCGGCCTACGGGGAGCTTTCGTTTGAGGACGGCCTGAACGTGTGGCGTGAAAATGTACCGCTGGCCGACAAACCCTACCGTACCTTTCGCTGGGGTAAAGACCTGCAAATCTGGCTGGCGGAGGGCCGGGAATACCGCACGCCCAACAAAACGGCTGACAACCCCGGCAAGACGATCTGGGGTGAAGAACAGAAAAAATGGTTTCAGCAAACGGTGGAAGCTTCGGACGCGACGTTTAAAATCCTGTTTTCACCTACCCCCATCGTGGGGCCAGACCGCGAAAAGAAAACCGACAACCACGCTAACGCCGCATTCCAGACCGAAGGTGACTGGCTGCGAGGGTACCTTGCTGCCCAAAAAAATATGTACGTCGTCAACGGCGACCGCCACTGGCAGTACGTGTCGGTGGATGCCGAAACCGGCCTGATGGAATTTGGGTCCGGCCCGGTCAGCGATTTCCACGCGCAGGGTTGGCCCGAGGATGATGTCCGGCCCGAACATCGGTTTCTACGCGTAAAAGGCGGGTTTCTGGGTGTGAAGATTTCTCGGAAGGATGGTAGCCCAACGGCCGTTTTTACGCATTACGATGTGGATGGTCACCCGACCCACGAGGAAAAGCGGGTAGCGGTATAATTCTTAAATCCCTGCTGACAGTAGGTTGTCACTAGCCCCGGGTACCTTTGGAACAACAGACATAAAATGTATCAAGCCTGAAATTTTTGTAATGGAAAAACTTACCGTAGAAAACAGTATCCACATCGCTGCGCCCGCTGCCCGGGTCTGGGATATGCTGGTGAAGCCCGAATTTACCCGTCAATATATGTTCGGTTGCGCCGCCGAATCAGACTGGCAGGTGGGGAGCCCGCTGGTATGGCGCATGATGCATGAGGGCAAGGAAATAATCCCGGTGAAAGGTACCCTTCTGGAAATTGAGCCCTATGAAGTATTGAAATATACTGTTATCGACCCCTTTGCTCCCTATCCCGACATTCCCGAAAACTACCTCCATGTGACCTACACGCTGGAAGAAGACGCCTACGGAACGACGCTGACCGTGACGCAGGACGGATTCGAGGGGGCCGCCGAGGGAGAGAAACGCTACCAGGATGTGAGCAACAACGGCGAGGGCTGGAACCCGATTCTGGTGCAGATCAAGGAAATTGCTGAGGTGAAATAGAAAATACTTTTTGTAGGGAACTGGAATAGGTCTAATGAGCTACCCCAGGCTCTGTGAATCTTGCGCCGGGGCAGCAATAGAAATCCCTGCCCGAATCTGCTGGCATGAGAATGGAGAGGGGTAGGGTATCCCTTGCCATTCCATAAACTCAGACGGATGAGAAGTCTTTTCAAACGATTGTGGCGATGGATCGACGACCGCACCGGATTGTCGGCCACCATTGGCCCTCTGGCCAGACACAAGGTACCCCCTGGTTCCCGGTGGGCATACGTGTTCGGCAGTGCCACGTTGTTTTGTTTTCTGTTGCAGGTATTTACCGGGGTAGGTCTGGCTTTGCTTTATCAGCCTACCTCGAGCGAAGCTTATCAATCGCTCCAGTACATTACCTACCAGGCGCCACTAGGGGCTTTATTGCGGGGCTTGCATTATATGGGTGCCTGCGGCATGATCGTCATGATCGGTGTCCACATGATCCGGGTGTACCTGACGGCGGCCTATAAATTCCCCCGCGAAATGAATTGGGTCACGGGCGTCCTGCTGTTTATTTTGACCGTCGTCATGGCCTTCACCGGCCAGCTTTTGCGCTGGGATAGCAACGGTATCTGGTCTACGTTGGTGGGGGCCGAGCAACTGGCGCGATTCCCGTTCATTGGCCCGGCGCTGGCTTATTTCATTTTTGGCGGCGAGACCATCAACGGCCAAACCCTCATGCGGTTTTTCAATTACCATGTGTTCATCACGCCGGCCCTCATTTTCGGCATCGTGGGCTTTCATTTGTACCTGGTGATCCGCAATGGTATCTCGGAGCCCGCTAAAGCCGGGCGACCCGTAGACAAGAAGACCTACCGCCAATGGTACCAGGATTTGCTGGATAAAAAAGGGGTACCCTTCTGGCCCGATGCCGCCTGGCGCGATGTGGTATTCAGCGTGCTCGTGATTCTTACGCTGGTAGCATTGGCGATTTTTGTGGGAGCCCCCGAACTGGTGGGGCCTGCCGATCCTACCCAGGTAGACGTGAAGCCACATCCCGATTGGTTCCTGTTATGGCCCGACGCTCTGTACGCCCTGATGCCTTACGCGCTGGAATCGTACGTGATGTTCCTGATGCCGACCGTGCTTTTCGGGCTGCTTTTTGCCGTACCCTTCCTTTCGTTAGGAGGCGAGCGCGCACCGATCCGGCGGCCCTGGGCCATCGCGGGAGTGGTACTTACGCTCGCGGCGATTGTCTCGCTTACCTACATGGGATTGGAAGCACCCTGGGCCCCGGAGTTCGAGACCAAACAGGTAGCTGCATTCGCATCATCCGCGCCGGAGGTGGCGTTGGGCTATCGGGTTTTCTACGAAAAAGGCTGTCAGTATTGCCACCAGATGGAAGGGCAGGGTGGAAGCCGGGGCCCTGATCTGTCGGAGGTGGCCACCCGCCTTACAACCGAGCAAATGACCATTCGCATAGTCAACGGAGGGTACAATATGCCTGCCTTTGGCGGTTCGCTTTCCAGGCAGGAATTAACGGCCCTGTTAGACTTCCTGAATACCCGGCGGGCCTCAGCGAATAGGGAAAGTGCTTCCACAGCCCTGTGAACCAGGTACCTCGCCAGCCATAGCCACTATTAAAATCTTATTAAAACTTGGCCTTAGTCTCGGATTGCTATTTCAAAGGCAATCCGTAGTACGTGCTTGCCAATATACCTCTCAGCCCGCTCCTTCCCGTTTTTACCACCGGCTTCTGCAATTCTTCATACTGCTTCGATACACCGGAATGGCCGATGACTGGTGTAGTTTTTTGGACTTTTTCTGCAAACAAATTGTCCACCAAAATCCCTAAACCATGGCAAGAGACGTAAGCGACTTTATCATAGACCGCATGATCGAATGGGGTATCCACCGGATATACGGCTACCCCGGCGATGGCATTGGCGGCTTTTTCGGGGCTTTGGAAAAAGCCGAGAAAGCCGAAAAACCCATGCAGCTCATTCGCCCCACCCACGAAGAAATGGCCGCCCTCATGGCCGTAGCCCACGCCAAATTCACCGGCGAAGTAGGCGTGTGCGTGGCTACTTCCGGGCCCGGAGCCATGCACCTGATCAATGGCCTATACGATGCTAAAATGGATAATCAGCCCGTAGTAGCCATTGTGGGCCAGCAGGCGCGCGTAGCCCTGGGTAGCGATTTCCAACAGGAAAATAACCTGGAAACTACCTTTGCCGACGTGGCCGAGTTTGTCAAAACCGTTACGACGCCCATGCAGGCGCAACTCGTGGTCGACCGCGCTTTCCGTATTGCCAAAGCTACCCTGCGACCCTGTGTCATTATCCTGCCCAACGATATTCAGAAAGCAGACTTTGAAGAGCCCACGCAGGAGCACTTCGTTTCACGGACGGGGGTAGGTCATGCCTCGACCCGCATCGTTCCACCGCTGGACGAACTCCAGAAAGCTGCTGATATACTTAATTCGGGTAAAAAAGTGGCTATGCTGGTAGGGCAGGGTGCGCTGAATGCCACGGATGAAATCATTGAAGTGGCCCGAAAAACCGGCGCGGGTATCATCACAGCTTTGCTGGGCAAGGCCGCTGTCCCTGCCGATGTGCCTTTCCACACCCACCACCTGGGGTTGCTGGGTACCAAGCCCAGTTACGATATGATGATGGACTGTGACACGCTGCTGATGGTAGGGAGCAATTTTCCTTACGGAGAATTCATGCCCAAAACCGGACAGGCACGCGGCATTCAGATCGACCTGCTGCCCCGTCACCTTTCCCTACGTTACCCGATGGAACTGAATCTCTGGGGCGACTCGAAGGAAACGCTGGCCACTTTGCTACCCCTCCTGAAACAGAAGGAGGATTTGAGCTGGCAGAACGATATCATCGAAAACATGAAGCAGTGGAAAACGGTCAATGAAAAGTTGGCGATGGTGGAAGCCGACCCCATCAACCCGCGCCGGGTATACTACGAACTGAATAAGCAGTTGCCCGACAACAGCATCATTACCGCCGATGCGGGTAGCACCGCCGACTGGTACGGCCACCATGTGCATATGAAACGGGGGATGATGGGCAACTTGTCGGGCCGCCTGGCTACCATGCTGGCAGCCATGCCTTACGCCATCGCCGCCAAATTTGCCTTCCCGGAACGTCCGGTCATTTGTACCATCGGCGATGGGGCCATGCAAATGCTGGGGATGAACGGCCTGATTACCATCAAGCGCTACTGGGAAAGCTGGAGCAATCCTACCTTCATTGTCATGGTACTGCATAACGACGACCTGGCGCAGGTGTCGTGGGAAATGCGTATTGAGGACGGGAATCCGCGTTACGATACTTCCCAAAAGTTGGAACCGATGGATTATGCCGCCTACGCCCAGACGCTGGGTCTGCACGGAATCCGGGTCAATGATCCCGAAAAGCTGGAGGACGTATGGCGGGAGGCTTTTGCCGCCAAAAAACCCGTGGTACTGGACGTGATGACCGATCCCAACGTACCGCCGCTACCTCCGCATATTTCCTTCGAGCAAGCCAAAAACTTTACCTACGCCATGCTCCAGGGTGGCGATCCCGAGCGAGGTGGTGCCTTCAAACAGGCCGTCAAAGGCGTGGTAGCCGACGTGGCGGGTACCGTAAGTCACAAGTTGGGATTGGACGATTAGTTAATGCGTGACTGAGAGGTGGTACCCTAGCATGGGGCGGATTAACGCTAAGCATTCATCCGCCCCATGCTAGGGGGCTGCCGGGCTATTTTCTAACCTCAAACCAAAAATAAAAATGAAAGAGAGCATCGAAAAACTAATGAGAGCCTACGAAAGGGCTTTTGACGCGCTTGACGCTCAGGCCCAGGCCGCTCTTTTTGGGGATTCTTTTATCGTCGCGGGACCGAAAGGTATCGTCACGCACTCCAAAGACGAGTTTGTTGAATTCGCATCGAAGGCGGGGGAGTTTTATAGAAGTATCGGCAAAAAATCCACCAAAGTACTCACAATGAAAGAAGAGCCCATCAGTCATGAATATTCGAGGGTTGAGGTACATTGGGGGGTTACTTTTGAAAAAACCGGAGATGAACCCGTTGAATTTGATATAAGCTACATTGTACAAGATACAGGGGGTGAGCCAAAGATTATCATGTTCATCACCCATACGGATGAGCAGGAGAAAATGGAAGAACTTGGGCTATTATAAGCATGAGTATTCTAATCCAAAAACTTAAAGTAAGTGCTTACACCGTTCCAACCGATGGTCCGGAATCGGACGGGACGTTGGAGTGGGACAGTACCACGATGGTGCTGGTTGAATTGGAGGCGGGTGGCAAAAACGGCATCGGCTACACCTACGCCGATGCTTCAGTGGCGGTACTGATCAATAAGACTTTGCGGAAAGTAGTCGAGGGTGAAGACGCGTTGCAGATTCCGGCAATCTGGCAGAAAATGGTAAAAGCCATCCGTAACAACGGCAACAGCGGCCTGACGCACATGGGTATCGCGGCCATCGATGTGGCGCTGTGGGACTTGAAGGCCAAACTATTGGATTTGCCGCTGGTGACTCTGTTGGGTATGGCCAAAACCGAAATGCTGGTATACGGCAGCGGCGGCTTTACTTCCTACCCGACGGATCGGTTGCAGAAACAACTCGGCGATTGGGCCGATGCGGGCATTCG is from Salmonirosea aquatica and encodes:
- a CDS encoding SRPBCC domain-containing protein, with product MEKLTVENSIHIAAPAARVWDMLVKPEFTRQYMFGCAAESDWQVGSPLVWRMMHEGKEIIPVKGTLLEIEPYEVLKYTVIDPFAPYPDIPENYLHVTYTLEEDAYGTTLTVTQDGFEGAAEGEKRYQDVSNNGEGWNPILVQIKEIAEVK
- a CDS encoding 2Fe-2S iron-sulfur cluster-binding protein codes for the protein MNPENEQTQLTEDEKKLFEDLMPEDLHEIMDTGVSRRHFMKLLALAGGGMLAYQSAAAEQVLTRPLSTTTPALDPASLENGVNVAFQVNGAAKKVLVDSRMTLLDTLRERLELTGSKKGCDHGQCGACTVIVDGRRVLSCLTLAASCEGKSVKTIEGIAQGNQLHPMQEAFLKHDGFQCGFCTSGQICSAVALLDEAKKGEASYVTENVRKKPTPVSLSDEEIRERMSGNICRCGAYPNIVAAIQEVHSGKPVEQTWQFAG
- a CDS encoding SusC/RagA family TonB-linked outer membrane protein translates to MKQAILSVILLLIHLPLFAQNLTGQVTEKASGQPIEGVSIQVRSTQTGTLTDANGNFSLSGLGTNDVLVFSYIGFRTQEITYTGQKNLTVSLEEGLSLNEVVVTALGLERNTRNLGYSIQKVEGREINEVKAPNFLDNLTGKVAGVTINAGSTGVGSSSKITIRGESSFTNNNPLFVVDGIPINNRTIVNRVDDDANGFQEIDFGNGGMEINPDDIASVSVLKGPGAAALYGTRASNGVILITTKDGSANATNGKGIGVSFNSTFFAERPFQLPQFQNSYGQGNSGAFKYVDGLSGGINDNISYSYGPKLDQGTLIQQYDSPVPLPDGRVVRGGDVSVHGGAPITPTPFISHPDNLKDFYQTGHTAINNLAISGGYAKGNYRLSYTDLNSHSTIPGVDLKRKTVAARLQFQPIKRLKFTSSINYINSNSDNRPATKYGSENINYALSAWLGRQTDIDPMKQYWQPGLEGVQQYSYNYTYFDNPYFTLYENRNSFNRDRLIGNLAVTADLTHDLQLMVRSGMDYSSEKRQFRRAYSSNRFKNGAYAENNVFFREVNTDFLLNYRKMLGNFSFDISAGGNRMDQTASFDQYQALSLAQPGVFKLNNAASPVEAYQNAAEKRINSLYGLIKLGFKDVLFVDITGRNDWSSALATPTSTANVSFFYPSISASWVLSNQFDLPYALSFAKVRASVANVGNDTSPYQTSGVFNARTPVYSQPTFSDQSFIANANLKPESTTSYEVGADVRFFGDRLGFDLTYYDALTTNQILSVPITLATGYSERVINGGSIRSRGVEAIVTYVPVLTKDIRWNVNLNFSRNRTTVESLPDEAGTLTLGYNRIYDNVNQTVWYQVRKGDRMGDMWGTGYLKNENGDFIVGTNGSYIVDNTLKKLGNYNPDFMVGLSNQLRVKNWNLGFLLDWRQGGILVSRTLALAGVAGQLIETADRPDAGIVAAGVVNTGTAENPTYVPNTKAIPAETYYRMYYDRNHEENNVYNASYVKLRELSIGYTLPATAGFLQKLRMQNLTVALVGRNLYALSHIPHFDPEQTSFQGQQLQSGVEDMTYPTSRNVGVKLSVNF
- a CDS encoding FAD binding domain-containing protein — translated: MRPFKYSNATDVATATQQLAANPNARFLAGGTNLLDLMKEDVERPDELIDITRLNLTQIKSLSGGGLSIGGLGKNTDAANHPLVRQNYPLLTQAILAGASGQIRNMATNGGNLLQRTRCPYFYETSMPCNKREPGSGCGAREGINRMHAIFGWSDSCVAVYPSDMSVALAALDAIVRVRNAGGQERTIPFEDFHRLPGSTPEKDTNLEHGELIVAIELPKNNFAEKSYYLKVRDRASYAFALVSVAAALEMDGTRIKQSRIALGGVAHKPWRALKAEKMLVGKEATEANFVAAAAAEMADARPLEHNAFKVELGRRSIVRALQMALDGGKS
- a CDS encoding alkaline phosphatase D family protein produces the protein MKINSRRLFLKKAGIGVAAISFRKALFIPTDKFRIPAPNGVFFTTGCKMAEVTPTSAIFWTRLCAQAKPNPVRHQRQEKVFRHPIDFDEMMPVAQMDGGVAGREGEVRVTLKSTHQTIRSDWQKALTESDFTVKIPIDKVRPATRYEVLWEAKAAGSGPLTTIQSAFTTPSLDLVEKPIQLVTSTCQYFWSHDDAKRGFKTYDSMARLNPDFFVQTGDYVYYDKPGPLAKTLEKARHKWHAMDAWPALRDFYQKVPVYMLKDDHDLLDDDADPDSPAYGELSFEDGLNVWRENVPLADKPYRTFRWGKDLQIWLAEGREYRTPNKTADNPGKTIWGEEQKKWFQQTVEASDATFKILFSPTPIVGPDREKKTDNHANAAFQTEGDWLRGYLAAQKNMYVVNGDRHWQYVSVDAETGLMEFGSGPVSDFHAQGWPEDDVRPEHRFLRVKGGFLGVKISRKDGSPTAVFTHYDVDGHPTHEEKRVAV
- a CDS encoding cytochrome b N-terminal domain-containing protein, which gives rise to MRSLFKRLWRWIDDRTGLSATIGPLARHKVPPGSRWAYVFGSATLFCFLLQVFTGVGLALLYQPTSSEAYQSLQYITYQAPLGALLRGLHYMGACGMIVMIGVHMIRVYLTAAYKFPREMNWVTGVLLFILTVVMAFTGQLLRWDSNGIWSTLVGAEQLARFPFIGPALAYFIFGGETINGQTLMRFFNYHVFITPALIFGIVGFHLYLVIRNGISEPAKAGRPVDKKTYRQWYQDLLDKKGVPFWPDAAWRDVVFSVLVILTLVALAIFVGAPELVGPADPTQVDVKPHPDWFLLWPDALYALMPYALESYVMFLMPTVLFGLLFAVPFLSLGGERAPIRRPWAIAGVVLTLAAIVSLTYMGLEAPWAPEFETKQVAAFASSAPEVALGYRVFYEKGCQYCHQMEGQGGSRGPDLSEVATRLTTEQMTIRIVNGGYNMPAFGGSLSRQELTALLDFLNTRRASANRESASTAL